Proteins encoded together in one Desulfovibrio sp. Huiquan2017 window:
- a CDS encoding RsmB/NOP family class I SAM-dependent RNA methyltransferase, whose product MTQFGRTFRLVCDEPAIPVVEGLLREQGFDFEPEPFFAYARRLVREPFPLGESLAARFGLIYIQDRSSMLPPLTLAPPTGASVLDMCSAPGSKTSLLSRLVGPRGFVFASEPSADRLATLRANLRRTGSVNTATAKAMAQDLPFADGVWSHIQLDPPCSGWGTVDKNPKVMEVWSGSKTAPLVSLQKTLLQKAADLLEPGGTVLYSTCTTNIEENEDQVAWALGALDFDLEPLAKPAGFVFEPPHRPGLDGVLRVAEGSDGQGFFLARFVKRGEASASPVAPAQKRDLPGTRLNLARMLGGDGLDLTRLPRGEVFDFGGKAFFLHERALDLMPGSLRWQGFPLGKVAGKGDRIKFTPGPLARMLLTEDPAQASCDVFEAEDIEVLERLFTGQSVQFKAGRGSVGLYYRGLPVGWLARKGGRVLWAAK is encoded by the coding sequence ATGACCCAATTTGGACGCACCTTCCGGCTGGTTTGCGACGAGCCGGCCATCCCGGTGGTGGAGGGATTGCTTCGCGAGCAGGGCTTCGATTTCGAGCCCGAGCCGTTTTTCGCCTATGCCCGCAGGCTGGTTCGTGAGCCGTTTCCCCTTGGGGAGAGCCTGGCCGCCCGGTTCGGGCTGATCTACATTCAGGATCGCTCCTCCATGTTGCCGCCGTTGACCCTGGCCCCGCCGACCGGAGCGAGCGTCCTGGACATGTGCTCCGCCCCGGGCAGCAAGACCAGCCTGCTTTCCCGCCTGGTGGGCCCGCGGGGATTCGTCTTCGCCTCCGAGCCGTCGGCTGACCGGCTGGCTACCCTGCGCGCCAACCTGCGCCGTACCGGTTCGGTGAACACGGCCACGGCCAAGGCCATGGCCCAGGACCTGCCCTTTGCGGACGGCGTCTGGAGCCACATCCAACTGGACCCGCCGTGTAGCGGCTGGGGGACCGTGGACAAAAATCCCAAGGTCATGGAGGTCTGGTCCGGGTCCAAGACGGCCCCGCTGGTCTCCTTGCAAAAGACGCTCCTGCAAAAGGCGGCGGACCTGCTTGAACCCGGCGGAACGGTTCTGTACTCCACCTGCACCACCAATATCGAGGAGAACGAGGATCAGGTCGCCTGGGCGCTTGGGGCCCTCGATTTCGATCTGGAGCCCCTTGCCAAGCCCGCCGGGTTTGTTTTTGAGCCGCCGCACCGGCCCGGCCTGGACGGCGTCCTGCGCGTTGCCGAGGGCTCGGACGGCCAGGGGTTCTTTCTGGCCCGATTCGTGAAACGGGGCGAGGCGAGCGCAAGTCCCGTCGCCCCCGCGCAAAAAAGAGACCTGCCGGGTACCCGCCTGAATCTGGCCCGGATGCTCGGCGGCGACGGGCTGGACCTGACCCGGCTGCCCCGGGGCGAGGTCTTCGACTTCGGCGGCAAGGCGTTCTTCCTGCACGAGCGGGCGTTGGATCTGATGCCCGGCTCCCTGCGCTGGCAGGGATTTCCCCTGGGCAAGGTGGCGGGCAAGGGCGACCGGATCAAGTTCACCCCGGGCCCGCTGGCCCGCATGCTGCTCACCGAAGACCCGGCCCAGGCGTCTTGCGACGTGTTCGAAGCGGAAGATATCGAGGTTTTGGAACGGCTTTTCACGGGCCAGAGCGTACAGTTCAAGGCGGGCCGGGGGAGCGTGGGATTGTATTATCGCGGCCTGCCCGTGGGATGGCTCGCCCGGAAGGGTGGCCGCGTTCTTTGGGCCGCGAAATAG
- a CDS encoding NB-ARC domain-containing protein: MDFILSKLNKKINYFRKQPAKQDILCTYLRSKIEYMLILILAYLWDDNFEQLEADDKEFVLRELPAPSIGVIVEISRMLDLDKAFFSNKKISKRINEYPSFRNNIIGHGFAYEDATETVIDRYNNIINDIENSSALFENKYDMIFIDKEEDKILHGTVYNADGNEYDYYSCPSHATTAQKNNLYIRINSGKFKRVSPFIHIRDEDSVYMYRSIKEKLIGKVQYNQLGKTGELYVVWPELINITIEHDGKRKRTENSTIINEFRNNYKKYIDVGVKRQIKDFLTKNRASASATVWGHGGVGKTASVQSICEDLSVNKKYFDYIVFYSAKDRYYNYFSGEVVDNEPSARSFNDIIEETNSVIHGELSADKNKILNYEGKVLIIIDDFETFPPDERALIEAFTRKLDIDRHKVLITTRSNSVIGEEIRTNELDTKRTLEFLYEVLINEFKIEQIKPYQENITDKNLGKTIHDITSGRPIFIYQFAYLWMQNGNIDKIIDKDLKNSEAAIDFLYGRIFDYLTLNSKKLFGTISQLVDEDELSNLVAKLAYVVEMDKDGDRFTSSLIDLQKLRIIELDGKFFKVYSKEIFQIMKSSFEDLAASFKKKVIRNIGRVGSDNSFEIDEALLRSADSSRYTETEENVIEQYRFVLDRSSAPSSIRFKAILNAVNYYANDRGKRLEAIELCNTYYNTFRLDNRFIKLFASLCWSAGGKEHKSKAIRLIEDHFSESSAQLKTDDLICVDIFSLLILYKAIFWIDERKQLKTKKRLDEITHDQFKSACAVQKTRFFDILYEGDAYYQFIQDVDVNRIEAEVRMNVISALRQLVEVAIRVQDFDKGEELCIYAMTNLPHASQNAFSKRLKDIDYYRSQNS, from the coding sequence ATGGATTTTATATTATCAAAACTAAATAAAAAAATAAACTATTTCAGGAAGCAACCTGCGAAGCAAGATATCCTTTGCACATATTTGCGCTCAAAAATCGAGTATATGCTTATTCTAATTCTTGCTTACCTTTGGGATGATAACTTCGAACAACTAGAGGCAGATGACAAGGAATTCGTCCTGAGAGAGTTACCGGCGCCATCAATAGGGGTAATAGTAGAAATTTCTAGGATGCTCGACTTGGACAAGGCCTTCTTTTCAAATAAGAAAATATCGAAAAGAATAAATGAGTATCCTAGCTTCCGAAACAATATAATAGGCCATGGTTTCGCTTACGAGGACGCAACTGAAACTGTAATAGATAGATACAACAACATTATAAACGATATAGAAAACAGCAGCGCATTATTTGAAAACAAATACGACATGATCTTCATCGACAAAGAAGAGGATAAAATCCTACATGGTACAGTTTATAATGCAGATGGAAATGAATATGATTACTACAGTTGTCCATCACATGCAACGACAGCACAGAAAAACAACTTATACATAAGAATTAATAGTGGAAAATTTAAAAGGGTATCTCCATTCATACACATCAGAGATGAAGACAGTGTCTACATGTATCGCAGTATCAAGGAAAAACTGATTGGAAAAGTTCAATACAATCAGCTTGGAAAAACTGGTGAGCTCTATGTGGTATGGCCAGAATTGATAAATATCACAATAGAACATGACGGAAAAAGAAAAAGAACAGAAAACTCAACAATCATAAACGAATTCAGAAACAACTACAAAAAGTATATAGATGTTGGCGTAAAAAGACAGATCAAAGATTTTTTGACGAAAAATAGAGCTTCAGCAAGCGCCACAGTATGGGGGCACGGAGGAGTAGGTAAAACCGCATCAGTTCAAAGTATATGCGAAGACCTATCTGTCAACAAAAAATATTTCGACTACATTGTCTTTTATAGTGCTAAAGATAGATACTACAATTACTTTAGCGGAGAAGTAGTAGATAACGAGCCTTCTGCAAGAAGCTTTAACGACATCATCGAAGAAACAAATTCTGTAATTCATGGTGAGCTCTCAGCCGATAAGAATAAGATTCTAAACTACGAGGGGAAAGTCCTCATTATTATTGACGACTTTGAGACTTTCCCCCCTGACGAAAGAGCTTTAATCGAAGCGTTCACCAGAAAACTTGATATTGATCGCCATAAAGTCCTAATTACAACTAGATCAAACTCAGTCATTGGTGAAGAGATTCGAACCAATGAACTCGACACGAAGAGGACCCTAGAGTTCCTTTACGAAGTATTAATTAATGAGTTCAAAATAGAACAAATAAAACCATACCAAGAAAACATCACTGACAAAAACCTTGGCAAGACAATTCATGATATAACAAGCGGAAGGCCAATTTTTATATACCAGTTTGCATACCTGTGGATGCAAAATGGTAACATTGACAAGATCATAGACAAAGATCTCAAGAATTCTGAAGCAGCGATCGACTTCCTATACGGAAGAATCTTCGACTATCTCACACTTAACTCAAAAAAATTATTTGGGACAATCAGTCAGTTGGTCGACGAAGACGAACTTTCAAACTTGGTAGCAAAGCTCGCTTATGTTGTTGAAATGGACAAAGATGGAGATCGGTTCACTTCATCACTAATAGATTTGCAAAAATTAAGAATAATCGAATTAGATGGCAAATTCTTCAAGGTGTATTCAAAAGAAATTTTCCAGATAATGAAATCGTCTTTTGAAGACCTTGCGGCAAGTTTCAAAAAGAAAGTCATACGAAACATTGGGAGAGTAGGATCGGACAATTCTTTTGAAATCGACGAAGCTCTTTTAAGAAGCGCTGACTCTTCTAGATACACAGAAACTGAAGAAAACGTGATAGAGCAGTACCGCTTTGTTTTAGATCGATCATCGGCACCATCCAGTATACGTTTTAAAGCGATTCTCAATGCAGTTAATTACTACGCGAATGACAGAGGTAAAAGACTCGAAGCGATTGAGTTATGCAACACCTACTACAACACTTTTAGGCTCGACAACAGGTTTATTAAACTTTTCGCAAGTCTTTGCTGGTCTGCTGGAGGGAAAGAACATAAGTCAAAAGCGATACGGTTAATCGAAGATCACTTCTCAGAATCATCAGCTCAACTCAAAACAGATGACTTAATTTGTGTTGATATATTTTCCTTGCTAATACTCTACAAGGCAATTTTTTGGATAGATGAAAGGAAGCAATTGAAAACTAAGAAACGCTTAGATGAAATTACTCACGATCAATTTAAATCTGCTTGTGCTGTCCAAAAAACGAGATTCTTTGATATCCTTTACGAAGGCGACGCATATTATCAATTCATTCAAGATGTCGACGTCAATCGCATAGAAGCTGAAGTACGTATGAATGTAATATCTGCTTTGCGTCAGCTGGTTGAAGTCGCTATTCGTGTGCAAGACTTTGACAAGGGTGAAGAATTATGCATCTACGCCATGACCAATCTCCCCCATGCATCACAAAATGCCTTTAGCAAAAGGCTGAAGGATATCGACTACTACAGAAGCCAAAACAGCTAA
- a CDS encoding tyrosine-type recombinase/integrase: MAEAHFRACIPAGVEPFGYHGIRHLTATELFHAGPPASLIQRILRHKTPNTTARYLHELGLDNALEQIDGTF; the protein is encoded by the coding sequence ATGGCAGAGGCCCACTTCCGGGCTTGCATCCCCGCCGGAGTGGAGCCCTTCGGCTACCACGGCATCCGCCACCTCACGGCCACGGAACTGTTCCACGCGGGGCCCCCGGCCTCGCTGATCCAGCGTATCCTGCGCCACAAGACCCCGAACACGACAGCCCGCTATCTCCACGAGCTTGGGCTCGACAACGCGCTCGAACAGATTGATGGGACCTTCTAG
- a CDS encoding glucose 1-dehydrogenase, whose protein sequence is MPEQLLDFTGKVLALTGGGSGIGQATAIAFARQGAKVVIAGRSNADETLRRIKEAGGEAIFVRTDVSVSSDVRNFIKTTIDTYGRLDIAFNNAGLLPPTVDLADQTEEDFDKIMAVDVRGVFLCMKYQIPEMLKVGGGAIINCGSIVSLVADPGMSPYATAKHAVAGMTKAAALEYAARNIRVNTICPGLTETGMTKGWLADPEMRELVKSYNAAHRIASPDEIAGIVLFLASPMASFVTGGVYPVDGGQSAH, encoded by the coding sequence ATGCCTGAACAATTGTTGGATTTTACGGGAAAGGTTCTCGCCCTGACGGGCGGCGGCTCTGGCATAGGGCAGGCGACCGCCATCGCCTTTGCACGGCAGGGCGCCAAGGTCGTCATCGCCGGGCGAAGCAACGCGGATGAAACTCTGCGCCGTATCAAGGAAGCCGGCGGCGAGGCCATATTTGTACGCACCGACGTCAGCGTCTCCTCCGATGTGCGGAACTTCATCAAGACGACCATCGACACCTATGGACGGCTCGACATCGCCTTCAATAATGCCGGATTGCTCCCCCCGACCGTCGACCTGGCCGATCAGACCGAAGAGGACTTCGACAAGATCATGGCCGTGGACGTCAGAGGGGTCTTTTTGTGCATGAAGTACCAGATCCCCGAGATGCTCAAGGTCGGAGGCGGCGCGATCATCAACTGCGGTTCCATCGTCAGTCTCGTGGCCGACCCCGGAATGAGCCCCTACGCGACGGCTAAGCACGCGGTCGCAGGCATGACCAAGGCCGCCGCCTTGGAATATGCGGCGCGCAATATCCGCGTTAATACGATCTGCCCCGGTCTGACCGAAACCGGCATGACAAAGGGCTGGCTGGCCGACCCGGAAATGCGTGAACTGGTCAAGTCCTACAATGCGGCCCACCGGATCGCCTCGCCGGACGAGATAGCCGGTATCGTCCTGTTCCTGGCTTCGCCGATGGCGTCCTTCGTCACCGGCGGCGTCTATCCCGTGGACGGTGGCCAGAGCGCCCACTAA
- a CDS encoding electron transfer flavoprotein subunit alpha produces the protein MKILVVFKWSQDPQDARVSADGAVDWQGVRMSANDDDPAAMAVARDIASPDGEIVGLTIGDGETAWAAARGASSTVVVSDARTNADSAVTGAVLAAGVRRAGDVDVVVIGDSAWDYGVVASLAGQLGWPALANVLSVEKRDGALRATRKIGSGTQIVDVTGPAVLAVVANRAEQEIPGMKAVLAARKKPVDTIGLADLAIDPPAVVSSRGTKLPDVPPAQIIDGSDPKAAAGRLMAALHAENVL, from the coding sequence ATGAAGATACTTGTCGTATTCAAATGGTCGCAGGACCCGCAGGACGCCAGGGTGAGCGCCGACGGCGCCGTCGACTGGCAAGGCGTCAGGATGTCGGCGAACGACGACGATCCCGCCGCCATGGCGGTTGCCAGGGATATCGCTTCCCCGGACGGCGAGATTGTCGGGCTGACCATAGGCGATGGGGAAACGGCCTGGGCGGCGGCGCGCGGAGCGTCGAGCACCGTGGTCGTGTCCGACGCCCGGACCAATGCGGACAGCGCCGTCACCGGTGCCGTCCTGGCCGCCGGGGTCAGGCGGGCAGGCGATGTGGATGTCGTCGTTATCGGCGATTCCGCGTGGGATTACGGCGTGGTCGCCTCGCTGGCGGGGCAGCTGGGCTGGCCCGCACTGGCGAACGTCCTGTCCGTCGAGAAACGGGATGGGGCGCTGCGGGCGACCCGCAAGATCGGCAGCGGCACCCAGATCGTCGATGTGACCGGGCCCGCCGTTCTGGCCGTGGTCGCCAACCGGGCCGAACAGGAGATTCCCGGAATGAAGGCTGTTCTCGCCGCGCGCAAGAAGCCCGTGGACACGATTGGCCTGGCGGATTTGGCGATTGACCCACCGGCCGTGGTTTCCTCGCGGGGGACGAAGCTCCCCGATGTCCCGCCGGCACAGATTATCGACGGCTCGGACCCCAAGGCCGCTGCCGGACGGCTGATGGCGGCCCTGCATGCGGAAAACGTGTTGTAG
- a CDS encoding electron transfer flavoprotein subunit alpha/FixB family protein — translation MSGDSWLIITDEGRIGGMLSAVRQLGGKVTAVVVGPRGLADTVAAKGPDRVLWFAVEEGFPPEAYGTQVAEAAKTAGVRVVLSSDVPSGRVLLGMVAAQTNSAVVGSIRSLAEDGDSLLVGRSVADGRAVETLEVTGSLAGIFDGKDVDLPPGQPATVEEVPVRQPDGALRVVETLPASAESAGLLSAERVVGAGSGIRAKEDLELIRQLATAVGAEIACSLPVCDDMRWFESARVVGSSHHQIAPALYIAVGISGQPQHMSGLRDAKVIVAVNNDPEARIFKHCNYGIVGDLYKVVPALAEEFRNAC, via the coding sequence GTGAGTGGAGATAGTTGGCTTATCATTACCGATGAAGGACGCATAGGCGGGATGCTTTCCGCCGTCCGACAGCTTGGCGGCAAGGTCACGGCGGTGGTGGTCGGGCCTCGTGGCCTGGCGGACACCGTCGCGGCGAAAGGGCCTGACCGGGTTCTCTGGTTTGCCGTGGAGGAGGGCTTTCCGCCCGAAGCGTACGGAACGCAAGTCGCCGAGGCGGCAAAGACCGCCGGGGTACGGGTTGTCCTTTCGTCGGATGTGCCGTCGGGGCGTGTGCTGCTCGGCATGGTTGCCGCGCAGACGAACAGCGCCGTGGTCGGTTCGATTCGGAGCCTGGCCGAGGATGGAGATAGTCTTCTGGTCGGCCGGTCCGTGGCCGACGGCAGGGCTGTCGAGACCCTGGAAGTGACCGGTTCACTGGCCGGTATTTTCGACGGAAAGGATGTGGACCTGCCGCCCGGCCAGCCCGCGACCGTCGAGGAAGTTCCGGTCCGCCAGCCGGACGGCGCCTTGCGTGTCGTGGAGACCCTGCCTGCGAGCGCGGAGAGCGCCGGGCTGCTGTCCGCGGAGCGTGTGGTGGGCGCGGGCTCGGGAATCCGGGCCAAGGAAGACCTCGAACTGATCCGGCAACTGGCGACAGCCGTTGGCGCGGAGATCGCCTGCAGCCTGCCCGTCTGCGACGACATGCGGTGGTTCGAATCGGCGCGTGTCGTCGGGTCCTCACATCATCAGATCGCTCCGGCTCTTTATATCGCCGTGGGCATCTCCGGGCAGCCGCAACACATGTCCGGGCTGCGGGACGCCAAGGTCATCGTGGCCGTCAATAACGATCCCGAGGCCCGGATCTTCAAGCATTGCAATTATGGAATCGTCGGGGACCTCTACAAGGTCGTCCCCGCATTGGCAGAGGAATTCAGGAACGCCTGTTGA
- a CDS encoding FAD-dependent oxidoreductase → MSDQNIAFDTEYDVVIIGGGGSGKSAALTAAQGGLRTAILEKMEQTGGSSIYAEGTAAFESSEQKKRGVPDQEGKHFPSREEGFRRYIEYSHHRANPDVVRMQVENTAETIDILKSLGIEYTDVSIYAYDQPHELYTFHRPDGLGERVQEVLLRACVNAGVDIFTSTPARKILMKDGAVTGVVAEDSDGNVMNIGCRAVILATGGYGNNPELVKKYSWLYRSADFTYQCVPTENTGDGLTMALEVGADTENIGAIMIVPCARSKTLTSHASGAGSQPVLWVNKTGRRFASEEVAMSFADAGNTVAKQPQATVYALIDSDTVQHLMTEGSDIGLGDFIEYHMKLVRLQAELDQDVADGIAWKADTIEGLAKAVKLDPAVLANTVDEYNDACDKGYDPLFFKPAKFLRPVRKAPFYAINMAASVLASDGGIRVNGDLQVTDQDYNPIPGLYAVGNDASGLFGDTYNLDVPGTANGFAHASGRVAARHVIAMCKES, encoded by the coding sequence ATGTCTGACCAAAACATCGCTTTCGATACTGAATACGACGTTGTCATCATCGGTGGCGGCGGCTCTGGAAAGTCTGCGGCTCTCACGGCGGCTCAGGGTGGGCTGCGCACCGCGATCCTGGAGAAGATGGAACAAACGGGCGGAAGTTCGATCTACGCCGAGGGAACCGCCGCGTTCGAGTCCAGCGAACAAAAGAAGCGCGGTGTTCCGGATCAGGAAGGAAAGCACTTCCCCTCGCGGGAGGAGGGATTCCGCCGATATATCGAATATAGCCACCATCGGGCCAACCCCGACGTCGTGCGAATGCAGGTCGAGAACACCGCCGAAACCATCGACATCCTGAAGTCCCTGGGGATCGAGTACACCGACGTCTCCATCTATGCGTACGACCAGCCCCATGAGCTGTACACGTTCCACCGGCCGGACGGTTTGGGCGAACGCGTCCAGGAGGTCCTGTTGCGCGCCTGCGTCAATGCCGGAGTGGACATCTTCACGTCGACGCCGGCCAGAAAGATTTTGATGAAGGACGGCGCCGTGACCGGGGTCGTGGCCGAGGATTCCGATGGGAACGTCATGAACATCGGCTGCCGGGCGGTGATTTTGGCGACTGGCGGTTACGGCAACAACCCGGAACTGGTGAAGAAGTACTCGTGGCTCTACCGCAGTGCGGACTTCACCTATCAATGCGTTCCCACGGAGAACACCGGCGACGGACTGACCATGGCCCTCGAGGTCGGCGCCGACACGGAGAACATCGGTGCGATAATGATCGTCCCGTGCGCGCGAAGCAAGACCCTGACCTCGCATGCGAGCGGCGCCGGTTCCCAGCCGGTCCTGTGGGTGAACAAGACGGGCCGTCGCTTCGCCAGCGAGGAAGTGGCCATGAGTTTTGCCGACGCCGGGAACACCGTGGCCAAGCAGCCGCAAGCCACGGTGTATGCGCTCATCGACAGCGACACCGTGCAGCACCTCATGACCGAGGGATCGGACATCGGCCTCGGCGATTTCATTGAATACCACATGAAGCTGGTCCGGCTCCAGGCGGAACTGGATCAGGATGTCGCCGACGGCATCGCCTGGAAGGCGGACACCATCGAGGGCCTGGCCAAGGCCGTAAAGCTCGATCCCGCCGTGCTCGCCAATACGGTGGATGAATACAACGATGCCTGCGACAAGGGGTATGATCCCTTGTTCTTCAAGCCCGCCAAGTTCCTTCGCCCCGTGCGGAAGGCCCCGTTCTACGCCATCAATATGGCGGCGAGCGTGCTTGCTTCGGACGGCGGCATTCGGGTCAACGGCGATCTTCAGGTCACCGACCAAGACTACAACCCCATTCCGGGATTGTACGCCGTGGGCAACGACGCCAGCGGCTTGTTCGGCGACACCTACAACCTGGATGTACCCGGAACGGCCAACGGCTTTGCGCATGCGTCGGGGCGGGTCGCCGCACGGCATGTAATCGCCATGTGCAAGGAATCGTAG
- a CDS encoding FAD-dependent oxidoreductase, whose translation MNAENQSPDVDFDVIVVGAGVAGCVTAYQLAVKGHSVLLAERGPKPGSKNLSGGVFYCSVMKEVMPEFEAEAPIERRVTRNCLSFLSPTSFVNLDYRDERLAQNGTAVTVLRAKLDDWLATKCEDVGVTLMPGIKVDGLLKDADRIVGIKAGDDTLRSHVVVAADGVNSFLCRDAGIRATEPTNHLAVGVKSVIRLPREVIEERFNLNGDEGAAYAVVGDCTNGVGGGGFLYTNIDSISIGVVLRLDDLVERGESSSDLHDRFLSNPAIAPFLKGGELLEYGSHLVAEGGRAMVHDLTRPGLVVVGDAAGLTLNTGLTLRGMDLAAGSGIVAAKTIDTALQQGDFSQASLDAYTAELDATFVGQDMRTYAKAPDFFLNPRMYGDYGRLLSDVLYGVYNLDMKPRRHLLPMVMAALKESPVKAMQLARDAYAAVRAL comes from the coding sequence ATGAATGCAGAGAACCAATCCCCGGATGTCGATTTCGACGTCATCGTCGTCGGAGCCGGTGTGGCCGGTTGCGTCACGGCATACCAGCTGGCCGTCAAGGGACATTCCGTGCTTCTGGCGGAGCGGGGGCCGAAGCCGGGTAGCAAGAATCTGTCGGGCGGCGTTTTTTATTGCAGCGTGATGAAAGAGGTTATGCCCGAGTTCGAGGCCGAGGCGCCGATCGAACGCCGGGTGACCCGCAACTGCCTGAGTTTTCTCTCGCCCACATCCTTCGTCAACCTGGACTATCGTGATGAACGGCTGGCCCAGAACGGGACTGCCGTGACCGTGCTCCGGGCCAAACTCGACGATTGGCTGGCCACCAAGTGCGAAGATGTCGGCGTGACGTTGATGCCCGGCATCAAGGTCGACGGGCTGCTCAAGGATGCGGACCGGATTGTCGGCATCAAGGCGGGGGACGATACCTTGCGCTCGCATGTGGTGGTCGCGGCCGACGGCGTGAATTCGTTCCTTTGCCGGGATGCCGGCATCCGGGCGACGGAGCCGACGAACCATCTGGCCGTCGGGGTCAAATCGGTCATCAGGTTGCCGCGCGAGGTGATCGAGGAGCGGTTCAATCTCAATGGCGACGAAGGGGCCGCGTATGCCGTGGTCGGCGATTGCACCAATGGCGTGGGCGGCGGGGGGTTCTTGTATACCAACATCGACTCCATCTCCATTGGTGTCGTGCTCCGGCTCGACGATCTTGTCGAACGCGGCGAGTCGTCCTCGGACCTGCATGACCGTTTCTTGAGCAATCCGGCGATTGCGCCGTTTCTCAAGGGAGGGGAATTGCTCGAATACGGCAGCCACCTGGTCGCCGAAGGAGGTCGGGCCATGGTGCACGACCTCACCCGGCCGGGCCTGGTCGTTGTCGGCGACGCCGCCGGATTGACCCTCAACACCGGGTTGACCCTCCGGGGCATGGATCTGGCCGCGGGGTCGGGTATCGTGGCGGCAAAGACCATCGACACCGCCTTGCAACAGGGGGATTTCTCCCAGGCCTCGCTGGACGCCTATACCGCCGAGCTCGATGCGACCTTTGTGGGCCAGGATATGCGGACCTATGCCAAGGCACCGGACTTTTTCCTGAATCCGCGCATGTATGGAGACTATGGCCGGTTGTTGAGCGACGTCTTGTACGGTGTCTATAATCTCGACATGAAGCCGCGTCGGCATTTGCTGCCCATGGTGATGGCCGCGCTGAAGGAATCGCCGGTAAAGGCCATGCAACTCGCCAGAGACGCCTACGCGGCAGTGAGGGCGCTATGA
- a CDS encoding 4Fe-4S dicluster domain-containing protein, translating into MNTNQFGTVTERLDRNHYETDVEQSHITVDQAAARAADAGPLLVRICPAHVYSIQADGTIGVMAAACLECGACLAVAPPGVLSWRYPRSGMGITYREG; encoded by the coding sequence ATGAACACGAATCAATTCGGGACCGTCACCGAACGGCTTGACAGGAACCACTATGAAACGGATGTGGAGCAGTCCCATATAACGGTCGATCAGGCCGCTGCCAGGGCCGCGGACGCCGGTCCGTTGCTCGTCCGGATCTGCCCCGCCCACGTCTATTCGATCCAGGCGGACGGCACCATCGGGGTTATGGCGGCGGCCTGCCTGGAGTGCGGGGCCTGCCTGGCCGTGGCTCCCCCCGGCGTGCTCTCCTGGCGCTACCCCCGCAGCGGCATGGGCATCACCTACCGCGAAGGCTAG